A stretch of the Clostridium fungisolvens genome encodes the following:
- a CDS encoding ArnT family glycosyltransferase — MNNRDSLLIKGNKLKQILYKYYYVLLLIILAITVFSLTYKLGVEPIKDWDEARHGVNAYEMLKNNNYIVNTFNYENDYYNLKPPLSYWGIILGFKIFGYNLIGFRAMSVLSAFLTIIIVAVFSYKRFGRIASLVSVGVMATSIHFLQFHGARSGDADSMYVLLFTISIMAAINSYYKKSYIYVTGLAFSLAFLAKSWHTMAIVGVVGLYLIVTKLILKFNWKQWLTFIGCSFGPILVWALIRVRYDGFKFIHDMVTYDLLSRTNSPIEGHTGPWYDYIIDLVVYYRWYIAVFILLVFILIISRNIRYAIKDNLNEYIGLIIWVVLPLILFSIAKTKLAWYIFPIYPPLALLIGCMAEYSIQSFRKSVYPIILCLIIAATAGLYEYKLLNYIRTEPVDVFENYLRDSKISLDKYTSYVYRPTQVEGTDWNQRNVFALELFKDGKAKNGGIKEFLNTNKDSILFLDNNEASLKLIKENNLKIVDSNSSIISVAKQ, encoded by the coding sequence ATGAACAACAGGGACAGCCTTCTTATTAAGGGAAATAAGCTAAAGCAAATTTTATATAAGTACTATTATGTTTTGTTACTGATAATTTTAGCTATAACTGTTTTTAGCTTAACATATAAACTTGGAGTAGAGCCTATAAAGGATTGGGATGAGGCTAGACATGGAGTTAATGCTTATGAAATGCTCAAAAATAATAATTATATAGTGAATACTTTTAATTATGAAAATGACTACTACAACTTAAAACCACCACTAAGTTATTGGGGAATAATTTTAGGATTTAAGATATTTGGATATAATCTAATAGGTTTTAGAGCTATGTCGGTTTTGAGTGCTTTTTTAACTATAATTATTGTAGCAGTATTCTCATACAAGAGATTTGGAAGAATTGCATCACTAGTGTCAGTTGGTGTTATGGCTACTTCAATACACTTTTTACAGTTTCATGGAGCAAGAAGTGGAGATGCAGATTCAATGTATGTTTTGCTGTTTACAATTTCAATTATGGCAGCAATAAATTCATACTATAAGAAGAGTTACATATATGTAACTGGACTAGCCTTTTCACTAGCATTCTTAGCTAAGAGTTGGCATACTATGGCTATAGTAGGAGTTGTTGGACTATATTTAATAGTCACTAAGCTAATTTTAAAGTTTAATTGGAAACAGTGGCTTACATTCATTGGATGCAGCTTTGGACCTATTCTTGTATGGGCACTTATAAGAGTAAGATATGATGGTTTTAAATTTATTCATGATATGGTAACTTATGATTTGCTTTCTAGAACTAATTCTCCAATAGAGGGACATACAGGTCCTTGGTACGACTATATTATAGATTTAGTTGTGTATTATAGATGGTATATTGCTGTTTTTATTTTACTTGTATTTATACTAATAATATCAAGAAACATAAGATATGCTATTAAGGACAATCTTAATGAGTATATAGGATTAATAATATGGGTAGTGCTACCGTTGATTTTATTTTCAATTGCCAAGACAAAATTGGCATGGTACATATTCCCTATATATCCACCATTAGCATTATTGATAGGATGTATGGCTGAGTATAGTATTCAAAGCTTTAGAAAAAGTGTATATCCTATTATATTATGCCTAATAATTGCCGCTACAGCAGGATTATATGAATATAAGCTCTTAAATTATATTAGAACTGAACCTGTAGATGTGTTTGAAAACTATCTAAGAGATAGCAAGATATCTTTAGACAAGTACACTTCTTATGTTTATAGACCTACTCAAGTTGAAGGTACGGATTGGAATCAAAGAAATGTATTTGCTTTAGAGCTTTTCAAAGATGGAAAAGCGAAGAATGGTGGCATAAAGGAATTCTTAAATACAAACAAAGATAGTATTCTGTTTTTAGATAATAATGAAGCATCATTAAAATTAATTAAAGAAAATAACCTTAAAATAGTAGATTCTAATAGCAGTATAATTTCTGTAGCTAAGCAATAA
- a CDS encoding ABC transporter permease translates to MQERGTAVAINKSKNKVPFKEKFDKMKLKFKNQKQLQVMAWLGVIWMIIFSYIPMYGVVIAFKKYNITKPISEAPWVGLQYFKEFLADENFMNVMKNTVGISIFKLIVCFPLPIIFALMLNELTSIKFKKFVQTISYLPHFLSWVILGGIMMNWLSDVGILNTILKSLHIIKEPITYLGEPKYFWQISVISELWKELGWSAIIYLAAIAGVDPELYEAATTDGAGRIRKMISITLPCIKPTIALLFILAVSGLLNTNFDQIMVLKNQLNASASDVLDVYVYRMGLQQARFSYATAVGLFKSVIAFMLLWSANFVSKKMNDTSLF, encoded by the coding sequence ATGCAGGAACGAGGAACAGCCGTAGCAATAAACAAATCAAAAAACAAAGTACCATTCAAAGAAAAATTTGATAAGATGAAACTAAAGTTTAAGAATCAAAAGCAACTGCAAGTTATGGCATGGCTTGGAGTTATATGGATGATTATTTTTTCCTACATACCAATGTATGGGGTAGTAATTGCTTTTAAGAAGTATAATATTACGAAACCTATATCAGAAGCACCTTGGGTAGGACTTCAATACTTTAAAGAATTTTTAGCTGATGAGAATTTCATGAATGTAATGAAAAACACAGTAGGTATCAGCATATTTAAGCTTATAGTATGTTTTCCATTACCAATAATTTTTGCATTGATGTTGAATGAGCTTACATCTATTAAGTTCAAAAAGTTTGTACAAACTATATCATATCTTCCACACTTTTTATCATGGGTAATACTTGGTGGAATAATGATGAACTGGCTTTCTGATGTAGGAATTCTCAATACAATATTAAAGAGTCTACACATAATAAAGGAGCCAATCACCTACCTCGGGGAACCGAAGTATTTTTGGCAGATATCGGTAATATCTGAATTATGGAAGGAATTGGGCTGGTCAGCTATAATATACCTTGCAGCCATAGCAGGGGTAGATCCCGAACTGTATGAAGCAGCAACCACTGATGGAGCTGGAAGAATTAGAAAAATGATAAGTATAACTTTACCTTGCATAAAACCTACTATAGCACTACTGTTTATACTTGCAGTATCAGGGCTTTTAAATACAAACTTTGACCAAATAATGGTTTTAAAGAATCAATTAAATGCTAGTGCTAGTGATGTTTTAGATGTATATGTTTATAGAATGGGTTTACAACAAGCAAGATTCTCTTATGCAACAGCAGTAGGATTATTTAAATCAGTAATAGCATTTATGCTTTTATGGTCTGCTAATTTTGTAAGCAAAAAGATGAATGATACATCATTATTCTAG
- a CDS encoding carbohydrate ABC transporter permease — protein MKINFLKRRTKGEAVFDTINIIIMLVICFITIYPIWYTVINSFNEGQDAMLGGIYWWPRKFTLDNYKAVFSNAGIIKALGVTVAKTVIGTVVHVFFTAMVAYSLSKKSLVGRNFYTTLGLVTLFFSGGLIPLYLLIRNLGMLDNFLVYIIPAAFSFYDLLIFKSFFSQIPPSLEEAARIDGATDFKIFIRVVIPISLPVIATIALFHGVYQWNDYFTGMIYINNNDLQPIQTYLYKIVAQTGANAVNTNMPGAVGASTVTQQTIKLATMVVTTFPIVCVYPFLQKYFVKGMLLGSVKG, from the coding sequence ATGAAGATAAATTTTTTAAAACGCCGAACTAAAGGCGAAGCAGTATTTGATACTATAAACATAATAATCATGCTAGTAATATGTTTTATAACTATATATCCAATTTGGTACACAGTAATTAACTCTTTTAATGAAGGACAAGATGCTATGCTTGGAGGGATTTACTGGTGGCCTAGAAAGTTCACTTTAGATAATTACAAAGCAGTGTTTAGTAATGCAGGGATTATAAAGGCTCTAGGGGTAACGGTTGCGAAAACTGTAATAGGAACTGTAGTACATGTTTTCTTTACAGCGATGGTAGCATACTCACTTTCAAAGAAGAGTCTAGTTGGAAGAAATTTTTATACAACTTTAGGACTAGTAACACTATTCTTTAGTGGTGGTTTAATACCTCTATATTTACTTATAAGAAATTTAGGAATGTTAGATAACTTTTTAGTTTATATAATACCAGCAGCATTTAGTTTTTATGACTTGCTAATATTCAAATCGTTCTTTAGCCAGATACCGCCTTCGCTGGAGGAAGCAGCGAGGATAGATGGAGCAACTGACTTTAAGATATTTATTAGGGTAGTAATACCTATATCACTTCCAGTAATAGCAACTATAGCATTGTTCCATGGTGTTTATCAATGGAATGACTACTTCACAGGTATGATCTATATAAACAATAATGATTTACAGCCTATACAAACTTATTTGTATAAGATTGTAGCTCAAACTGGTGCTAATGCAGTAAATACAAATATGCCTGGTGCGGTAGGAGCATCTACAGTTACACAGCAGACTATAAAGCTTGCAACTATGGTTGTAACCACATTCCCAATAGTATGTGTTTATCCATTCCTTCAAAAGTACTTTGTAAAAGGAATGCTTTTAGGTTCAGTAAAGGGTTAA